One genomic window of Vicia villosa cultivar HV-30 ecotype Madison, WI unplaced genomic scaffold, Vvil1.0 ctg.005542F_1_1, whole genome shotgun sequence includes the following:
- the LOC131642649 gene encoding uncharacterized protein LOC131642649 — protein MASSSSTKVSMKLLIDTKNNKVLFAEASKPVIDFLFNLLCLPIGTVVKLLSSNNMVGSLGNLYQSVENLDQNYMQPFQTKDVLLNPKAQSSSTQISGFLTRNHANEDKDEEIKLFMCPNKCKFEVTKDNTTRCTSSVNIHSPFMAPAYSSCLNFMSSEVPYIGNKKVAEKKRFFQ, from the coding sequence ATGGCGTCTTCTTCTTCCACCAAAGTATCCATGAAGCTTCTTATCGACACAAAGAATAACAAAGTTCTCTTTGCTGAAGCTTCAAAACCTGTCATAGACTTTCTCTTCAACTTGCTATGCTTACCTATTGGTACTGTAGTTAAGCTTCTAAGTTCAAATAACATGGTAGGTAGCTTAGGAAATCTGTATCAAAGTGTTGAAAATCTGGACCAGAATTACATGCAACCATTTCAAACCAAGGATGTCCTCTTAAACCCAAAAGCTCAAAGCTCTTCCACTCAAATCTCAGGCTTCCTTACTCGTAACCATGCTAATGAAGACAAAGATGAAGAAATAAAGTTGTTCATGTGTCCAAATAAGTGTAAGTTTGAGGTGACAAAAGATAACACAACTCGATGCACTAGTTCTGTCAATATTCACTCTCCTTTTATGGCTCCAGCCTATTCTTCTTGCTTAAACTTTATGAGCAGTGAAGTTCCTTATATTGGAAATAAGAAGGTTGctgaaaaaaaaaggtttttccaATAA